A stretch of Abyssogena phaseoliformis symbiont OG214 DNA encodes these proteins:
- a CDS encoding toxin TcdB middle/N-terminal domain-containing protein yields MKTEKMILKLNSKIETTKRLRNIQTFANNSLVRDYQANYQYSSKPETSQITEIIQKTGGGEETLSPIVFTWDEIDLPVHGKSGQCYRQSYKYRGWGRSKPSELVGYNEGDIEGFYPNGIARYSYLLEFVDVNGDGLSDMIVKGKAFLSNGSSFYANKHLGSCGRVIYKNYEIRTYKNDTYGYADVNGDGKADFIKSSDGMVTVSLSTFDKTKTITSIDNGFNISTTINYKPLTGEGIYQQEAKAYHPNKNIYAPMLLVSSTATNNAIGGQNTATYQKYGGAKVNLQGRSNLGFTWIESFDEQSNKFTHTEYNQDYPYVGQISNTQEYIKTNNNRQLLNSQTNTHQDKSSHNNKIHAPYLTQSLSKSFDYNSNALLTTTTTSQSNIDDYSNVVDHHRQCGKTFTKTTTSGTDITTRSITTEYSQDGKFPLTTTP; encoded by the coding sequence ATGAAGACAGAGAAGATGATATTAAAACTAAATTCAAAAATAGAAACTACTAAGCGACTAAGAAATATTCAAACTTTTGCAAACAACAGTTTGGTTAGGGATTATCAGGCTAACTATCAATACAGTAGCAAGCCAGAAACCAGTCAGATTACTGAAATTATACAAAAGACGGGCGGTGGTGAGGAGACTCTTAGTCCAATTGTTTTTACTTGGGATGAAATAGACCTGCCTGTTCATGGTAAGTCTGGTCAATGCTACAGACAAAGTTATAAATATAGAGGCTGGGGACGTAGCAAGCCATCAGAATTAGTTGGATATAATGAGGGTGATATTGAGGGTTTCTATCCAAATGGAATAGCGAGATATAGCTACTTACTTGAGTTTGTCGATGTCAATGGCGATGGGCTGAGTGATATGATTGTTAAAGGAAAGGCGTTTTTATCTAATGGTTCTAGTTTTTATGCTAATAAGCATCTCGGCTCTTGTGGTAGAGTTATTTATAAGAATTATGAGATTAGAACCTATAAAAATGACACCTATGGTTATGCCGATGTCAATGGTGACGGCAAGGCAGACTTTATTAAATCAAGTGATGGTATGGTTACAGTATCCTTGTCAACCTTTGATAAGACAAAAACAATTACTAGCATTGATAACGGCTTTAACATTAGCACTACAATTAATTACAAGCCTTTAACGGGTGAGGGTATCTACCAACAAGAGGCAAAAGCATACCACCCAAACAAAAACATTTATGCGCCCATGTTATTGGTCTCCAGCACAGCAACCAACAACGCCATTGGTGGACAAAACACCGCCACCTACCAAAAATACGGTGGCGCAAAGGTCAATCTCCAAGGTCGTAGCAACCTAGGCTTTACTTGGATTGAATCTTTCGATGAACAATCCAACAAATTCACCCACACCGAATACAATCAAGACTACCCTTATGTAGGACAAATAAGTAACACTCAAGAATACATTAAAACCAATAACAATCGCCAACTACTAAACAGCCAAACCAACACCCACCAAGACAAGTCCAGCCATAACAACAAAATACACGCCCCTTACCTAACCCAAAGCCTCTCAAAGTCTTTTGATTACAACTCAAACGCATTACTCACCACCACAACCACCAGCCAATCCAACATTGACGATTACAGCAACGTAGTCGACCACCACAGGCAATGTGGAAAGACCTTCACCAAAACCACCACCAGTGGCACTGACATCACTACCCGAAGTATCACCACTGAGTATTCCCAAGACGGCAAATTCCCACTCACCACCACGCCATAG
- a CDS encoding transposase, giving the protein MTQRGNHKENVFFSDANKNYYLKLLQQYALKHQVKILAYCLMTNNVHLIFQPATKEGLQKSIKTCAYAL; this is encoded by the coding sequence ATTACTCAAAGAGGCAATCACAAAGAAAACGTTTTCTTTTCTGATGCTAACAAAAACTATTATTTAAAGCTATTACAACAGTATGCTTTAAAGCATCAAGTAAAAATACTTGCCTATTGTTTGATGACAAACAATGTTCATCTTATTTTTCAGCCAGCAACAAAAGAAGGATTGCAAAAAAGTATTAAAACCTGTGCATATGCGTTATAG
- a CDS encoding transposase, producing MFILFFSQQQKKDCKKVLKPVHMRYSQYINKQKNWQGVLWQGRFFSSPLDEQYSYHAFRYVENNPAR from the coding sequence ATGTTCATCTTATTTTTCAGCCAGCAACAAAAGAAGGATTGCAAAAAAGTATTAAAACCTGTGCATATGCGTTATAGTCAATACATTAACAAACAAAAAAATTGGCAAGGTGTTTTATGGCAAGGACGATTTTTCTCATCCCCACTTGATGAGCAATACAGTTACCACGCTTTTCGCTATGTTGAAAACAATCCAGCGCGGTAG
- a CDS encoding 5'-nucleotidase gives MNSKENHGKYYKKNQKKNKLIIAISSRALFNLDESHKIFKEQGIEAYAKHQEENEEVVLQPGVGFSLVKKLLALNTTRNPIDVILLSRNSADTGLRIFNSIEHYGLNISKAAFTRGESTHNLVGAFEADLFLSSNYQDVQKALESGFAAASIVGSSSQKPHETQLRIAFDGDAVIFSGESERIFQEKGLEAFTENEKNSANIALKAGPFKCFLMSLQKIQSAFPAANNPIRTALVTARSAPSHKRVIHTMRKWGIRIDESFFLGGLDKGIFLKEFGADIFFDDQHQHCQSASQYVPTGHVPNGISNQ, from the coding sequence ATAAATTCCAAGGAAAATCATGGCAAATACTATAAAAAAAATCAAAAAAAAAATAAATTGATCATTGCCATCTCATCAAGAGCCTTATTTAATCTTGATGAATCGCATAAAATCTTTAAAGAGCAAGGGATTGAAGCTTACGCCAAACACCAAGAAGAAAATGAGGAGGTTGTTTTACAACCTGGGGTCGGTTTTTCACTGGTCAAAAAATTACTAGCCCTCAACACCACAAGAAACCCCATTGATGTCATCCTGCTTTCACGCAATAGCGCTGACACGGGCCTACGTATTTTTAACTCTATTGAGCATTACGGCTTAAATATTTCAAAAGCAGCCTTCACCCGTGGCGAAAGTACGCACAATCTTGTCGGTGCATTTGAAGCAGATTTATTTTTATCAAGTAATTATCAAGATGTACAAAAAGCCCTAGAATCAGGTTTTGCAGCAGCATCAATCGTTGGTTCTAGCTCACAAAAACCACACGAAACTCAGTTGCGTATCGCTTTTGATGGCGATGCCGTTATTTTCTCAGGAGAATCAGAGCGAATTTTTCAAGAGAAAGGCTTGGAAGCCTTTACAGAAAACGAAAAAAATTCAGCCAATATTGCACTCAAAGCTGGGCCATTCAAATGCTTTCTAATGTCATTACAAAAAATACAATCTGCCTTCCCAGCAGCAAACAACCCAATCAGAACCGCCCTAGTAACCGCACGCTCAGCCCCATCACACAAACGCGTTATTCACACCATGCGTAAATGGGGTATTCGCATTGACGAATCCTTCTTTTTAGGCGGGCTAGACAAAGGCATATTTTTAAAAGAATTCGGTGCTGATATCTTTTTTGACGATCAACACCAACACTGCCAATCAGCCTCCCAATACGTACCCACAGGGCATGTCCCTAATGGTATTAGTAATCAATAA
- a CDS encoding DUF1249 domain-containing protein — MDIEQHFLKSLHNQQEPKTYTQVSQLFELNYQKILKLMLLLKQTPDDCIIKHNSKNDLHLIVEDRFAHTGVFTLTHKLKSDTGNINKPDIKFKIYFDAQLLEVISVCNQTTLNHAHPYLAQYSDMNIQ; from the coding sequence ATGGATATAGAACAACATTTTTTAAAATCTTTACACAATCAGCAAGAGCCAAAAACTTACACCCAAGTTTCGCAGTTGTTTGAATTGAACTATCAAAAAATTTTAAAACTTATGCTGCTATTAAAGCAAACCCCTGATGATTGTATCATTAAGCACAATAGTAAAAATGACTTGCACCTTATCGTAGAAGACAGGTTTGCTCATACAGGTGTTTTCACACTAACGCACAAACTCAAATCTGATACTGGCAATATCAATAAACCAGACATTAAATTTAAAATCTACTTTGACGCACAATTATTAGAAGTCATCTCTGTATGCAATCAAACCACACTTAATCACGCTCATCCATATTTAGCACAATACTCTGATATGAACATACAATAG
- a CDS encoding metallophosphoesterase family protein → MSHSFVQISDCHIDDVKYTMGVNTHANLKKIINKIININTGALLISGDLTHNGTTTSYKTLQQILSPIQTRLLVISGNHDIDNNLNTIFSKNLLSQFTLGEWEIISTNSVQTSKISGFLTKHELIKLDLNLAQSTAKYIFIVLHHPIVPMNSAWDDSLSLENPKALFNVLDKYPKIQAILFGHAHQAAEFSRLGVKIISCPSTALQFNNETKIGFNHYTLYDNGQLTIDTQWI, encoded by the coding sequence ATGAGCCATAGTTTTGTTCAAATTAGTGATTGCCATATTGATGATGTTAAATACACCATGGGTGTGAATACCCACGCCAATCTAAAAAAAATTATCAATAAAATCATCAATATCAATACCGGCGCCTTATTAATTAGTGGCGATCTTACCCACAACGGTACAACCACCTCTTACAAAACCTTACAACAAATACTCTCTCCTATCCAAACAAGGCTATTAGTCATATCTGGCAATCATGACATTGATAACAATCTCAATACTATTTTTTCTAAAAATTTACTCAGCCAATTCACACTTGGAGAATGGGAAATTATCAGTACAAATTCAGTACAAACATCAAAAATTAGTGGGTTTTTAACAAAACATGAGCTCATAAAATTAGACCTTAATTTAGCGCAATCAACTGCCAAATATATATTCATTGTCTTACATCACCCTATCGTACCAATGAACAGTGCTTGGGATGATTCATTGTCTTTAGAAAACCCAAAAGCATTGTTTAATGTACTTGATAAATACCCTAAAATACAAGCCATACTATTTGGTCATGCGCATCAAGCGGCTGAATTTAGCAGATTGGGGGTAAAAATTATTTCATGCCCATCAACTGCCTTACAATTTAACAATGAAACTAAGATTGGCTTTAACCATTACACGCTGTATGATAATGGACAACTAACAATTGACACACAATGGATATAG
- the alr gene encoding alanine racemase, which translates to MRAIASISQSALKHNLSVVKKNSPNAKIVSMVKANAYGHHIDLIDPIINQSDLLGVSEILEAEKLRKTTNKPILLLSGVIKDQELQQAIKLNCQIVVHDKTQLPVISNTKQAINIWIKINTGMNRLGLSTNEYFGYIKLLASNPLINIRCVMSHFACADEINHPMNQSQLFEFKKSTRPTVKRSMANSAAILSNSTSHFDYVRPGIMLYGVSPFDTIDHNLKPVMQLSAPIMSIKTIKAGDSVGYGAAWTADKLTAIATIGIGYGDGYPRRAKNGTPVLINNTLCPLVGHVSMDLICVDISNIKANVGDRVILWGNQQLRIETIAKHSGTIAYELLTGVSSRVAFINAI; encoded by the coding sequence ATGCGCGCCATTGCCTCAATTTCGCAATCAGCATTAAAACACAATCTCTCAGTTGTAAAAAAAAATTCGCCTAATGCTAAAATAGTTTCCATGGTGAAAGCCAATGCTTATGGTCACCATATCGATTTAATTGACCCAATTATTAATCAGTCTGATTTATTAGGGGTTAGCGAAATCTTAGAAGCGGAAAAATTACGCAAAACAACAAATAAGCCAATTTTACTTCTATCAGGCGTCATTAAAGACCAAGAACTACAACAAGCCATTAAATTAAATTGCCAAATTGTTGTACACGACAAAACTCAATTACCCGTTATTAGCAACACTAAACAAGCCATCAATATTTGGATAAAAATTAACACAGGCATGAATCGACTGGGCTTATCTACCAATGAATACTTTGGTTACATAAAGTTACTAGCAAGTAACCCACTGATTAATATCCGATGTGTCATGAGCCATTTCGCTTGTGCTGATGAAATTAACCACCCAATGAATCAATCCCAACTCTTTGAGTTTAAAAAATCAACGCGCCCTACTGTCAAACGCTCAATGGCAAATTCTGCTGCAATTTTGTCAAATTCAACCTCGCACTTTGATTACGTCCGCCCTGGCATTATGTTGTATGGTGTTTCTCCTTTTGACACTATTGATCACAATCTTAAACCGGTTATGCAACTATCAGCACCAATTATGTCAATTAAAACCATCAAAGCTGGTGATTCAGTTGGCTATGGCGCCGCTTGGACAGCCGACAAACTAACGGCCATAGCAACCATTGGCATTGGCTATGGCGATGGCTACCCGCGCCGCGCTAAAAATGGTACACCTGTGCTCATTAATAACACCTTGTGCCCACTTGTTGGTCACGTGTCTATGGATTTAATTTGTGTTGATATAAGCAACATTAAAGCTAATGTTGGAGACCGTGTAATTCTTTGGGGTAATCAACAATTACGCATCGAAACCATTGCAAAACACAGCGGCACCATTGCTTATGAACTACTAACAGGTGTCAGTTCTCGGGTTGCCTTTATCAACGCTATATGA